In a genomic window of Corvus moneduloides isolate bCorMon1 chromosome 17, bCorMon1.pri, whole genome shotgun sequence:
- the PCK1 gene encoding phosphoenolpyruvate carboxykinase, cytosolic [GTP] produces the protein MPPQLKAEMNVMPKVVQGDLESLSPEARDFIETNAKLCQPECIHICDGSEEENKKILDIMVEQGMIKKLNKYENCWLALTDPRDVARIESKTVIITQEQRDTTPMPKTGTSQLGRWMSEEDFEKAFNTRFPGCMQGRTMYVIPFSMGPIGSPLSKIGIELTDSPYVVASMRIMTRMGTDVLKALGNGEFVKCLHSVGCPLPLKEPLINNWPCNPELTLIAHLPDRREIISFGSGYGGNSLLGKKCFALRIASRLAKEEGWLAEHMLILGITNPEGKKKYFAAAFPSACGKTNLAMMNPSLPGWKIECVGDDIAWMKFDEQGNLRAINPENGFFGVAPGTSVKTNPNAIKTIFKNTIFTNVAETSDGGVYWEGIDEPLPAGVTVTSWKNKDWTPDNGEPCAHPNSRFCSPARQCPIMDPAWESPEGVPIEGIIFGGRRPAGVPLVYEAFNWKHGVFVGAAMRSEATAAAEHKGKIIMHDPFAMRPFFGYNFGKYLAHWLSMAHRPAAKLPRIFHVNWFRKDSQGKFLWPGFGENSRVLEWMFNRIEGKASAKPTAIGYIPTDAALNLKGLEDVNLTELFDISKEFWEKEVEEIKQYFEVQVNADLPYEIERELLALEMRIKQL, from the exons ATGCCCCCACAGTTGAAAGCCGAGATGAACGTCATGCCCAAGGTTGTCCAGGGGGATTTGGAGAGTCTGTCTCCAGAAGCGAGGGATTTCATCGAAACCAATGCCAAGCTGTGCCAGCCTGAGTGCATTCACATCTGTGATGGCTCGGAagaggagaacaaaaaaattctggacATCATGGTGGAACAAGGCATGATCAAGAAGCTGAACAAGTATGAGAACTG CTGGTTGGCTCTCACTGATCCAAGAGATGTGGCAAGAATTGAGAGCAAAACTGTCATCATCACTCAAGAGCAGAGAGATACCACGCCGATGCCTAAGACTGGAACAAGCCAGCTGGGGCGCTGGATGTCTGAGGAAGATTTTGAGAAAGCCTTCAACACCAGGTTCCCGGGCTGCATGCAAG GACGTACAATGTATGTCATCCCCTTCAGCATGGGGCCTATTGGGTCACCTTTGTCCAAGATTGGGATCGAGCTGACGGATTCACCCTATGTGGTGGCCAGCATGAGGATCATGACACGGATGGGAACAGATGTTTTGAAAGCCCTGGGCAATGGGGAGTTTGTAAAATGCCTTCACTCGGTTGGGTGCCCTCTCCCGCTAAAAG AACCATTAATCAACAACTGGCCGTGCAACCCGGAGCTGACGCTGATTGCTCATCTCCCGGATCGCAGGGAGATCATCTCGTTTGGCAGTGGCTACGGAGGAAACTCCTTGCTGGGGAAGAAATGCTTTGCTCTCCGAATTGCCAGCAGACTGGCCAAAGAGGAGGGCTGGCTCGCAGAGCACATGCTG ATCCTGGGAATTACCAATCCAGAAGGTAAAAAGAAGTACTTTGCTGCAGCATTCCCTAGTGCATGTGGAAAAACTAACTTGGCCATGATGAACCCAAGCCTGCCAGGATGGAAAATTGAGTGTGTGGGTGATGATATTGCCTGGATGAAATTTGATGAACAAG GCAACTTAAGGGCAATCAATCCTGAGAATGGCTTTTTTGGTGTCGCCCCTGGAACCTCAGTCAAAACAAATCCCAATGCTATTAAAACCATATTCAAGAATACCATCTTTACCAACGTGGCAGAAACCAGTGATGGAGGTGTCTACTGGGAAGGCATTGATGAGCCCTTGCCAGCTGGAGTGACCGTGACCTCGTGGAAGAACAAGGATTGGACCCCAGACAACG GGGAACCTTGTGCTCACCCTAACTCCAGGTTCTGCTCCCCAGCCAGGCAGTGCCCCATCATGGATCCTGCGTGGGAGTCGCCCGAAGGCGTTCCCATCGAGGGGATCATTTTTGGAGGCCGCAGACCTGCTG gTGTCCCTCTTGTATATGAGGCCTTTAACTGGAAGCATGGAGTATTTGTAGGAGCAGCCATGAGATCTGaagcaacagcagctgctgagcacaaAG GCAAAATCATTATGCACGATCCATTTGCCATGAGGCCTTTCTTTGGCTACAACTTTGGCAAATACTTGGCCCACTGGCTGAGCATGGCCCATCGTCCGGCTGCAAAGCTACCCAGGATCTTCCACGTTAACTGGTTCCGGAAAGACAGCCAAGGGAAATTCCTGTGGCCTGGCTTCGGGGAGAATTCCCGTGTGCTGGAGTGGATGTTCAACAGAATTGAAGGGAAAGCCTCTGCCAAACCAACTGCCATAGGTTACATCCCTACTGATGCTGCTTTGAACTTGAAGGGTTTAGAAGATGTCAACCTGACCGAACTGTTTGATATCTCAAAAGAGTTCTGGGAAAAAGAGGTTGAAGAAATCAAGCAATACTTTGAAGTGCAAGTTAATGCTGACCTTCCCTATGAAATAGAAAGGGAATTGCTTGCCTTAGAGATGAGGATAAAACAGCTGTAA